The Algoriphagus sp. TR-M9 genome has a window encoding:
- a CDS encoding Crp/Fnr family transcriptional regulator — MATPVRPNNESYSSFRFYDKLSLTHGDQMSGMVKECVIKKNEYIYDPSSEHLYIYEILEGAIKLGSYTEDGEEFTFDVLLKGDFFGDLRYLNNQFFEFSKSLIDTKLRVYSRDFFKKMVIQSPETSEWFISYLVKRWCSAEKKLKKIHEKKALEKLTFIDSFFDLQVHDHKGKSYILLDLLTQKDLGDLIGVSRQTIASTARFRSLAV; from the coding sequence ATGGCAACCCCCGTACGTCCAAATAACGAATCCTACAGCAGTTTCAGATTCTATGATAAGCTTTCCCTTACTCATGGTGATCAAATGTCTGGAATGGTCAAGGAATGTGTGATAAAAAAAAACGAGTATATCTACGACCCTAGCTCTGAGCATCTTTATATCTATGAGATTCTAGAAGGAGCCATCAAACTGGGCAGCTATACAGAAGATGGAGAGGAGTTCACCTTTGATGTGCTGTTGAAAGGTGATTTCTTCGGAGATCTGCGATACCTGAACAATCAATTTTTTGAATTTTCTAAATCGCTAATCGACACCAAGCTGAGGGTGTATAGTCGGGATTTTTTCAAGAAAATGGTGATTCAATCTCCTGAAACATCAGAATGGTTCATCTCCTATCTGGTCAAAAGGTGGTGTAGCGCAGAGAAAAAGCTTAAAAAAATACATGAAAAGAAAGCGCTAGAAAAGCTGACATTCATAGACTCCTTCTTTGATCTTCAGGTACATGACCATAAGGGCAAATCCTACATCTTGCTGGATTTACTTACTCAAAAGGACCTGGGAGATCTGATTGGGGTTTCCAGACAGACCATAGCCAGCACGGCAAGATTCCGGTCATTAGCAGTGTAA
- a CDS encoding alkaline phosphatase family protein, whose protein sequence is MFSKIYHKTLIAFSLGLSISSLARAQESSPAEHVILISIDGFRPNFYLEEKWPAPNLQTMAREGARSLGVTGVFPSVTYPSHTTVITGHLPAQHGIYYNAPFEPNGQTGRWYWESELIQVPTLWDAVKADGMTSASFLWPVSVNAPIDYNLPEFWSLEGYGRIEPMREMETPKGLLAEMELNVLGKLNEKTFNGDYLNREDRIGEMAGYVLETYRPNLITLHLIATDHFQHEEGRDGPMVYKSIAATDRAIGKIMEAAERAGILDKTAFIITGDHGFVNIHSSISPNIWLVEAGLMENKSDRGDWKAAFHTSGASAFLHLKDPNDEETLAQVKQLLNELPKNIKKLFRVVKREELDLIGADPNAVLALAPIQGISFSGSTSGSVLKAARGGTHGYFPDFDEIETGFIAWGAGIKENVEIQEMGLVDVAPVVKYLLNLSIELPESTFYPGIKK, encoded by the coding sequence ATGTTCTCCAAAATTTATCATAAAACACTAATAGCATTCTCGCTGGGTTTATCTATTTCGAGCTTAGCAAGGGCTCAGGAAAGCAGCCCAGCCGAGCATGTGATTTTGATTTCCATTGATGGCTTCAGACCCAATTTCTATCTGGAGGAAAAATGGCCAGCACCTAATCTACAAACTATGGCGAGGGAAGGTGCTCGCTCTCTTGGGGTCACGGGAGTATTCCCTTCCGTCACCTACCCCTCACATACTACAGTAATCACAGGCCACCTTCCTGCCCAACATGGAATCTACTACAATGCGCCATTTGAACCGAATGGTCAAACCGGCCGCTGGTATTGGGAGTCAGAATTGATCCAGGTACCTACACTTTGGGACGCTGTAAAAGCAGATGGCATGACCAGTGCCAGTTTTCTATGGCCGGTTTCGGTAAATGCCCCCATTGATTACAACCTACCCGAATTTTGGAGTCTGGAAGGTTATGGAAGAATAGAGCCCATGCGAGAAATGGAAACCCCTAAGGGACTATTAGCAGAAATGGAATTAAATGTATTGGGTAAGCTAAACGAAAAAACCTTTAATGGTGATTACCTGAACAGGGAGGACCGTATAGGTGAAATGGCAGGATATGTACTGGAAACATATCGCCCCAACTTGATTACTCTGCACTTGATCGCTACTGACCATTTTCAACATGAAGAAGGAAGAGATGGACCTATGGTTTACAAATCCATCGCCGCTACAGACCGGGCCATAGGTAAAATCATGGAAGCTGCTGAGCGCGCAGGGATTCTGGACAAAACTGCATTTATAATTACCGGGGATCACGGGTTTGTCAATATACACAGTTCCATTAGTCCAAATATCTGGCTGGTGGAAGCAGGCCTGATGGAAAATAAATCAGACCGGGGCGACTGGAAGGCTGCATTTCATACGAGTGGAGCCTCTGCATTCCTTCACCTGAAGGATCCCAATGATGAAGAGACCCTAGCTCAGGTTAAGCAATTGTTAAACGAGCTACCTAAAAACATCAAAAAGCTATTTAGAGTAGTTAAGCGGGAAGAACTGGACCTGATAGGAGCCGATCCAAATGCAGTTCTTGCCCTGGCGCCTATTCAGGGCATTTCATTCTCCGGATCTACTAGTGGCAGTGTATTAAAAGCCGCTAGAGGGGGGACTCACGGGTATTTCCCTGATTTTGACGAGATAGAAACGGGCTTTATAGCCTGGGGCGCAGGAATCAAAGAAAATGTAGAAATACAAGAAATGGGACTGGTAGATGTGGCTCCTGTAGTCAAGTACCTACTCAATCTTTCCATAGAACTGCCGGAAAGCACCTTTTACCCAGGCATTAAAAAGTAA
- a CDS encoding TonB-dependent receptor, whose protein sequence is MNSKTFTHLKAGFWLFLLLLGVSIESYSQATNASISGKVSDQSGEPLIGAAILVKNELTGFTASAVTNLTGNYIINQLPLANDYTVTCTYLGYGTKTFTGYAVNQGERIKLDIQLDENTQTLSEVSVVANSLNNSIDRFGSSTAVTAKDMETLPVNGRNFNSLVDLSPVSRGSNLLGQLYSSTNYTIDGMTNRSPLSSGSTNRGPFSISMEAIREFEVVTNDYDVTNGRSGGGIISAVTKTGTNTLHGSAFLYNRADWLASKYDTRGNEREDEFSIQQYGFTLGGPFIKDKLHFFLAYDGQRDARPLYIADIRTPEDENRYNLSQASLDRYLEIAREEYGVAESPQTGSFEKKRYSHTAFARIDYQINQANLLSIRNNFSRDLNSQGVSDNSSINLYEVYGDHLSTANSLMASLRTEINNNLTNELKLQYLYTLDDGRPNEQLPSSNIPRAIVQRVESEVDGRNVNTTIQLGGQRYLPERFESNVYQLVNNLYLTKGRTNYTFGADLLLNNLTSLATSEFNGRFYFTGLDNFENLQPYRYAREVATEDPTVEQSIFGGGIYAQAATDFGQGMELVLGLRGDYTTYKNSPSFNQTVYDELGLRTDVKTGGFQIQPRFQFTWDINEKQQDILRVGAGIFGSALNNYSDVNNLQFDGTKIFAVDITGDLVPTPNFESYRNDPSTAPGVDLLNQPGISPVTTINMNSEDLKVPTVYKANLMYNRIINNKLRLGVNFIASLARNNYMYVDRNMVDQPYFQLTEEGNRGVYVPAETISTSNGNADWTQGRKTNEIGRVLELNSEGRNNTFTIVLDGTYQYYKDGQISASYTWNDSKDNTSYNGNVANSATLFQMVVDDPRDLSAMSYSNGQYRSKVVVYGTLPSWKGFTVGVRYSGIGGTRYSLRVNGNVNGDFVSSNDLAFVFDPETPGLSETIIEGMNAVLSNPDNLAQDYIRESLGKVAVRNGGENGYFGNWDLRAAKKIYFTGQRKSGIELGLDIFNVANLLNKEWGTTKNLGNQNLLTIRSFDPVKKAYEYEVNPNVGVTTPGGTPFQLQLSGKIFF, encoded by the coding sequence ATGAATTCAAAAACTTTTACCCACTTAAAGGCTGGATTCTGGTTATTCCTCTTGCTGCTCGGAGTAAGCATAGAGTCCTATTCCCAGGCTACCAATGCTTCGATTTCCGGAAAGGTGTCAGACCAAAGCGGAGAACCCCTGATCGGTGCTGCTATTCTGGTTAAAAATGAATTAACAGGCTTTACCGCATCTGCTGTAACGAATTTGACGGGGAATTACATTATTAACCAGCTTCCGCTAGCCAATGACTACACGGTGACCTGTACTTATTTAGGCTATGGCACCAAGACCTTTACTGGTTACGCAGTGAATCAAGGTGAACGCATCAAGCTGGATATACAACTGGATGAAAACACCCAGACCTTAAGTGAGGTCAGTGTTGTCGCCAATTCTCTAAACAACAGTATAGATAGATTTGGGAGTTCAACCGCCGTAACTGCCAAAGACATGGAAACTCTACCTGTAAACGGTAGGAATTTCAACTCACTGGTTGATCTTTCACCGGTATCCAGAGGCAGTAATTTACTAGGCCAATTGTACTCGTCCACCAACTACACCATAGACGGTATGACCAACAGAAGTCCCCTATCGAGTGGATCTACCAACAGGGGCCCATTCTCTATATCCATGGAAGCCATCCGGGAATTTGAGGTGGTAACCAATGATTATGATGTAACCAATGGCCGAAGTGGAGGAGGTATAATAAGTGCTGTGACAAAAACCGGCACCAACACCCTGCATGGATCAGCCTTCCTTTACAACAGAGCTGACTGGCTGGCCAGTAAATATGATACCAGGGGCAATGAGAGAGAAGATGAGTTTTCAATCCAGCAATATGGCTTTACTCTAGGAGGACCTTTTATTAAAGATAAGTTGCATTTCTTCTTAGCCTATGATGGACAGCGGGATGCAAGACCACTTTATATCGCAGATATCAGAACCCCTGAAGATGAAAACCGGTACAATTTATCCCAAGCATCTTTGGACCGCTACCTAGAAATCGCCAGAGAAGAATATGGGGTTGCCGAATCCCCACAAACAGGAAGCTTTGAAAAAAAGAGATATTCTCACACTGCTTTTGCAAGAATAGATTATCAAATCAACCAGGCCAACCTGCTCAGCATTCGAAATAATTTTTCCCGAGACCTTAATAGCCAAGGTGTTTCAGACAATAGTTCCATCAACCTTTATGAGGTCTATGGAGATCACTTATCCACCGCTAATAGCTTGATGGCCTCTTTAAGAACAGAAATCAATAATAACTTGACCAACGAGCTCAAGCTCCAATACCTCTATACTTTGGATGATGGCAGACCCAATGAACAATTGCCCAGCTCCAATATCCCAAGAGCTATAGTACAAAGAGTAGAATCCGAAGTAGATGGAAGGAATGTCAACACCACTATTCAACTCGGTGGACAAAGATACCTGCCTGAGCGTTTTGAATCTAACGTATACCAATTGGTGAATAACCTCTACTTAACTAAAGGCAGAACCAATTACACCTTTGGAGCTGACCTACTTCTAAACAACCTTACCTCCTTGGCCACCAGTGAATTCAACGGCAGGTTCTATTTTACAGGATTGGACAATTTTGAGAACCTTCAGCCTTACCGATATGCAAGAGAGGTGGCCACAGAGGATCCTACTGTAGAGCAGAGTATTTTTGGAGGTGGTATTTATGCCCAAGCAGCTACAGACTTCGGGCAGGGAATGGAACTAGTGTTAGGCTTACGCGGGGATTATACTACATACAAAAACAGTCCCTCCTTCAACCAGACTGTATATGATGAATTAGGCCTGCGCACAGACGTGAAAACCGGTGGTTTTCAGATTCAGCCTCGATTCCAGTTCACTTGGGATATCAATGAAAAACAACAGGATATTCTAAGAGTAGGTGCTGGTATCTTTGGCTCTGCGCTCAACAACTATTCTGATGTCAACAACCTTCAATTTGACGGTACCAAGATATTCGCTGTAGATATCACAGGAGATCTGGTACCTACACCAAATTTTGAATCCTACAGAAACGATCCGAGCACTGCACCTGGAGTAGACCTTTTGAACCAACCTGGCATCTCGCCGGTGACCACTATCAATATGAACAGTGAGGATCTCAAAGTACCTACGGTGTATAAGGCAAACCTGATGTACAATAGAATCATCAATAACAAGTTGCGACTGGGAGTGAACTTCATTGCTTCGCTAGCAAGAAATAACTACATGTATGTGGACAGAAATATGGTGGATCAACCTTATTTCCAGCTTACTGAGGAAGGGAATAGAGGTGTTTATGTTCCCGCTGAGACCATCAGCACATCAAATGGTAATGCAGATTGGACCCAAGGTAGAAAAACCAATGAAATAGGCAGAGTATTGGAACTGAACAGTGAAGGACGCAACAACACCTTTACCATAGTACTTGATGGAACCTACCAATATTACAAAGACGGTCAGATCTCTGCCAGCTATACCTGGAATGACAGTAAGGACAATACCTCCTACAATGGAAACGTAGCAAACAGTGCTACCTTATTCCAAATGGTGGTAGATGATCCTAGAGATTTATCAGCAATGAGCTACTCTAATGGTCAGTACAGAAGTAAGGTAGTAGTATATGGCACCTTGCCTTCCTGGAAGGGATTTACTGTTGGAGTTAGGTATTCAGGAATAGGTGGGACACGGTATTCCCTGCGTGTAAACGGAAATGTGAATGGTGATTTTGTGAGTTCAAATGACTTAGCCTTTGTATTTGACCCGGAGACTCCAGGACTTTCTGAAACCATAATCGAAGGAATGAATGCTGTTTTGTCCAACCCAGATAACCTCGCTCAGGATTACATCCGAGAAAGTCTGGGTAAGGTGGCCGTGAGAAATGGTGGAGAGAACGGATACTTTGGCAACTGGGATCTAAGAGCAGCAAAGAAAATCTACTTCACAGGTCAAAGAAAATCTGGAATAGAACTAGGCCTGGACATTTTCAACGTAGCCAATCTCCTGAATAAAGAATGGGGAACCACCAAGAACCTAGGCAATCAAAACCTATTGACCATCCGAAGCTTTGATCCGGTCAAGAAAGCCTATGAGTATGAAGTGAATCCAAATGTAGGTGTGACCACACCAGGAGGAACTCCTTTCCAACTCCAGCTTTCTGGCAAAATTTTCTTCTAA